One genomic window of [Clostridium] scindens ATCC 35704 includes the following:
- the baiB gene encoding bile acid--CoA ligase BaiB codes for MKRDFFNKFNLGTSNFVTPGKQLEYVSECKPDSTAVICLDKEQNCSVITWHQLHVYSSQLAWYLIENEIGPGSIVLTMFPNSIEHIIAVFAIWKTGACYMPMSYKAAESEIREACDTIHPNAAFAECKIPGLKFCLSADEIYEAMEGRSKEMPSDRLANPNMISLSGGTSGKMKFIRQNLPCGLDDETIRSWSFMSGMGFEQRQLLVGPLFHGAPHSAAFNGLFMGNTLVLTRNLCPGNILNMIKKYKIEFIQMVPTLMNRLAKLEGVGKEDFASLKALCHTGGVCSPWLKQIWIDLLGPEKIYEMYSMTECIGLTCIRGDEWVKHPGSIGRPVGDCKVSIQDENGREVAPLEIGEIYMTAPASYLVTEYINWEPLEVKEGGFRSVGDIGYVDEQGYLYFSDRRSDMLVSGGENVFATEVETALLRYKDILDAVVVGIPDEDMGRRLHAVIESGKEIPAEELKTFLGQYLTPYKIPKTFEFVRSIRRGDNGKADRKRILEDCIARGV; via the coding sequence TTGAAGCGTGACTTTTTTAACAAGTTTAATTTGGGGACATCGAACTTTGTCACGCCGGGAAAACAGTTGGAATACGTTTCGGAATGCAAGCCAGATTCTACTGCGGTCATCTGCTTAGATAAAGAACAGAACTGTTCCGTTATTACCTGGCATCAGCTGCACGTCTATTCCAGCCAGCTGGCATGGTACCTTATAGAAAACGAGATCGGCCCGGGGTCGATCGTACTTACAATGTTTCCAAACAGCATTGAGCACATTATAGCGGTATTTGCTATCTGGAAGACGGGCGCCTGCTATATGCCCATGTCCTATAAGGCGGCGGAATCCGAGATCAGGGAGGCCTGCGATACCATCCACCCGAATGCGGCTTTTGCGGAATGCAAGATTCCAGGATTAAAATTCTGCCTTAGCGCAGACGAGATATATGAGGCAATGGAAGGAAGATCCAAGGAGATGCCTTCGGACCGGCTGGCCAATCCGAACATGATATCCTTATCAGGCGGAACCAGCGGAAAGATGAAGTTCATTCGTCAGAACCTTCCATGCGGGCTGGATGATGAGACGATCAGAAGCTGGTCTTTCATGTCTGGAATGGGATTTGAGCAGCGCCAGCTGCTGGTAGGCCCGCTGTTTCATGGCGCGCCTCACTCCGCGGCGTTTAATGGACTGTTCATGGGCAATACCCTGGTACTGACCAGAAACCTTTGCCCGGGAAATATCCTGAACATGATTAAGAAATATAAGATTGAATTTATACAGATGGTGCCGACCTTGATGAACCGGCTTGCCAAACTGGAGGGAGTCGGAAAAGAAGACTTCGCATCCCTGAAGGCGCTATGCCATACAGGGGGCGTCTGTTCTCCCTGGCTTAAGCAGATCTGGATCGACCTGCTGGGACCTGAAAAGATCTATGAGATGTATTCCATGACTGAATGCATCGGCCTTACCTGTATCCGGGGAGACGAGTGGGTGAAGCATCCGGGAAGCATCGGCCGGCCGGTGGGCGACTGCAAGGTGTCTATCCAGGATGAGAATGGAAGGGAAGTTGCGCCTCTTGAGATTGGCGAGATCTATATGACGGCGCCAGCCTCTTATCTGGTTACCGAGTACATCAATTGGGAGCCGCTGGAAGTGAAAGAGGGAGGCTTCCGAAGCGTAGGGGATATCGGCTACGTGGATGAGCAGGGCTATCTGTACTTTTCTGACCGGCGCAGCGACATGCTGGTATCAGGCGGAGAAAACGTGTTCGCCACCGAAGTCGAGACAGCGCTTTTGAGATATAAGGATATCCTGGATGCTGTAGTGGTAGGGATACCGGACGAAGATATGGGGCGAAGGCTCCACGCGGTTATTGAGTCAGGGAAAGAGATACCCGCAGAGGAACTGAAAACGTTCCTTGGACAGTATCTGACTCCATACAAGATACCAAAGACATTCGAGTTCGTAAGGAGCATACGAAGGGGGGACAATGGAAAGGCCGACAGGAAGCGGATCCTGGAAGATTGTATTGCCCGCGGGGTATGA
- the baiCD gene encoding bile acid Fe-S flavoenzyme BaiCD: MSYEALFSPFKVRGLELKNRIVLPGMNTKMAKNKHDIGEDMIAYHVARAKAGCALNIFECVALCPAPHAYMYMGLYTGHHVEQFKKLTDAVHEAGGKMGIQLWHGGFSPQMFFDETNTLETPDTLTVERIHEIVEEFGRGARLAVQAGFDAVEFHAAHSYLPHEFLSPGMNKRTDEYGGSFENRCRFCYEVVQAIRSNIPDDMPFFMRADCIDELMEQTMTEEEIVTFINKCAELGVDVADLSRGNATSFATVYEVPPFNLAHGFNIENIYNIKKQINIPVMGVGRINTGEMANKVIEEGKFDLVGIGRAQLADPNWITKVREGKEDLIRHCIGCDQGCYDAVINPKMKHITCTHNPGLCLEYQGMPKTDAPKKVMIVGGGMAGMIAAEVLKTRGHNPVIFEASDKLAGQFRLAGVAPMKQDWADAAEWEAKEVERLGIEVRLNTEVTAETIKEFNPDNVIIAVGSTYALPEIPGIDSPSVYSQYQVLKGEVNPTGRVAVIGCGLVGTEVAELLASRGAQVIAIERKGVGTGLSMLRRMFMSPEFKYYKIAKMSGTNVTALEQGKVHYIMTDRKTKEVTQGVLECDAAVICTGITARPSDGLKARCEELGIPVEVIGDAAGARDCTIATREGYDAGMAI, translated from the coding sequence ATGAGTTACGAAGCACTTTTTTCACCATTCAAGGTCAGAGGACTGGAACTTAAGAACCGTATCGTCCTGCCTGGAATGAACACCAAGATGGCAAAGAATAAGCACGACATTGGCGAGGATATGATAGCCTACCATGTTGCCAGGGCAAAAGCGGGATGCGCGTTAAATATATTTGAATGTGTAGCCTTATGTCCGGCGCCTCACGCTTATATGTATATGGGGCTTTACACGGGCCATCATGTAGAACAGTTTAAGAAATTGACGGATGCAGTCCATGAAGCAGGCGGCAAGATGGGGATCCAGTTGTGGCATGGTGGGTTCAGCCCGCAGATGTTCTTTGATGAGACCAACACTCTGGAAACTCCGGACACTCTTACGGTAGAGAGAATCCATGAGATTGTAGAAGAATTCGGACGCGGCGCAAGACTGGCTGTTCAGGCTGGATTTGATGCAGTGGAATTCCATGCGGCCCACAGTTATCTGCCTCACGAGTTCTTAAGCCCGGGAATGAATAAACGTACGGATGAGTACGGCGGAAGTTTTGAGAACCGCTGCAGATTCTGCTATGAAGTCGTTCAGGCAATCCGGTCTAATATTCCGGATGATATGCCATTCTTTATGCGTGCAGACTGTATCGATGAACTGATGGAACAGACCATGACAGAGGAAGAGATCGTTACATTTATCAACAAGTGCGCAGAACTTGGCGTGGATGTGGCAGACCTTTCCCGTGGAAACGCGACTTCATTCGCAACTGTATATGAAGTACCGCCATTCAACCTGGCTCATGGCTTCAACATTGAAAATATTTACAATATTAAAAAGCAGATCAATATCCCGGTTATGGGAGTCGGCCGTATCAATACAGGAGAGATGGCAAACAAGGTGATTGAAGAAGGCAAGTTTGACCTGGTAGGCATCGGACGCGCCCAGCTTGCAGATCCGAATTGGATCACCAAAGTAAGAGAAGGCAAAGAAGACTTGATCCGTCACTGTATCGGATGTGACCAGGGATGCTATGACGCAGTCATTAATCCAAAGATGAAGCATATCACCTGCACCCACAATCCAGGATTGTGCTTAGAGTACCAGGGAATGCCAAAGACAGACGCTCCTAAGAAAGTCATGATCGTAGGAGGCGGAATGGCAGGCATGATCGCCGCAGAAGTATTAAAGACCAGAGGCCATAACCCGGTAATCTTCGAGGCATCCGACAAGCTGGCGGGACAGTTCAGGCTGGCAGGCGTAGCGCCGATGAAGCAGGATTGGGCAGATGCTGCAGAATGGGAAGCAAAAGAAGTAGAGCGCCTTGGAATCGAAGTACGTCTGAATACCGAGGTGACAGCAGAGACCATCAAGGAATTCAATCCGGACAATGTCATCATTGCAGTTGGCTCTACCTATGCGCTGCCTGAGATTCCAGGAATCGACAGCCCAAGCGTATACTCTCAGTATCAGGTACTGAAAGGGGAAGTAAATCCTACAGGCCGTGTAGCCGTTATCGGATGCGGACTGGTTGGTACGGAAGTCGCAGAACTTCTGGCATCCAGAGGCGCACAGGTAATCGCAATCGAGAGGAAGGGCGTAGGTACCGGCCTTAGCATGCTTCGCAGAATGTTCATGAGTCCGGAATTCAAATATTATAAGATTGCGAAGATGTCCGGAACAAATGTCACCGCTTTAGAGCAGGGCAAGGTTCACTACATCATGACAGACAGGAAGACCAAAGAAGTGACGCAGGGAGTCCTGGAATGCGACGCTGCCGTTATCTGTACAGGAATTACCGCACGTCCAAGCGATGGACTGAAGGCAAGATGCGAAGAACTTGGAATCCCGGTTGAGGTAATCGGAGACGCTGCCGGCGCAAGAGACTGCACAATCGCGACCCGCGAAGGCTACGACGCAGGAATGGCAATCTAG
- the baiE gene encoding bile acid 7alpha-dehydratase has translation MTLEERVEALEKELQKMKDIEAIKELKGKYFRCLDGKMWDELETTLSPNIVTSYSNGKLVFHSPKEVTDYLKSTMPKEEISMHMGHTPEITIDSETTATGRWYLEDKLIFTDGKYKDVGINGGAFYTDKYEKIEGQWYILETGYVRIYEEHFMRDPKIHITMNMHK, from the coding sequence ATGACATTAGAAGAGAGAGTTGAAGCATTAGAAAAAGAACTGCAGAAGATGAAGGATATCGAGGCGATCAAAGAACTGAAAGGAAAGTATTTCCGCTGCCTGGACGGAAAGATGTGGGATGAACTGGAGACCACTCTGTCACCAAATATCGTAACCTCTTATTCCAACGGGAAACTGGTATTCCATAGCCCGAAGGAAGTTACCGATTACTTAAAGAGCACAATGCCAAAAGAAGAGATCAGCATGCATATGGGCCACACGCCGGAGATCACCATTGACAGCGAGACTACGGCTACGGGCAGATGGTATCTGGAAGATAAACTGATCTTTACGGACGGCAAGTACAAAGATGTGGGGATTAACGGCGGCGCGTTCTATACAGACAAATACGAGAAAATAGAAGGCCAGTGGTACATCCTTGAAACAGGCTATGTACGAATCTATGAAGAACATTTCATGCGTGATCCGAAGATCCATATCACGATGAACATGCACAAATAA
- a CDS encoding SDR family NAD(P)-dependent oxidoreductase, giving the protein MNLVQDKVTIITGGTRGIGFAAAKIFIDNGAKVSIFGETQEEVDTALAQLKELYPEEEVLGFAPDLTSRDAVMAAVGQVAQKYRRLDVMINNAGITSNNVFSRVSEEEFKHIMDINVVGVFNGAWSAYQCMKEAKKGVIINTASVTGIFGSLSGVGYPASKAGVIGLTQGLGREIIRKNIRVVGVAPGVVNTDMTNGNPPEIMEGYLKALPMKRMLEPEEIANVYLFLASDLASGITATTVSVDGAYRP; this is encoded by the coding sequence ATGAATCTCGTACAAGACAAGGTTACCATCATCACGGGCGGCACAAGAGGCATTGGATTCGCCGCTGCGAAAATATTTATCGACAATGGAGCGAAAGTATCCATCTTCGGAGAGACGCAGGAAGAAGTAGATACAGCGCTTGCACAGTTAAAGGAACTTTATCCGGAAGAAGAGGTTCTGGGATTCGCGCCAGACCTTACATCCAGAGATGCGGTTATGGCAGCGGTAGGCCAGGTGGCACAGAAGTATCGCAGACTGGATGTCATGATCAATAATGCGGGCATTACCAGCAATAACGTATTCTCAAGAGTGTCAGAAGAAGAGTTTAAGCACATCATGGATATTAATGTGGTAGGCGTATTCAACGGCGCATGGTCCGCTTACCAATGCATGAAGGAGGCCAAGAAAGGCGTAATCATCAATACGGCTTCCGTTACAGGCATCTTCGGATCACTCTCCGGCGTAGGCTATCCGGCCAGCAAGGCAGGCGTAATCGGCCTTACCCAGGGACTTGGAAGAGAGATCATCCGTAAGAACATCCGTGTAGTAGGAGTAGCTCCTGGAGTTGTCAACACAGACATGACCAACGGCAATCCTCCGGAGATTATGGAAGGATACTTGAAAGCGCTTCCGATGAAGAGAATGCTTGAGCCGGAAGAAATCGCTAATGTATACCTGTTCCTGGCATCCGACCTGGCAAGCGGCATTACGGCTACTACGGTTAGCGTAGACGGAGCTTACAGACCATAA
- the baiF gene encoding bile acid CoA-transferase BaiF, which produces MAGLKDFPKFGALAGLKILDSGSNIAGPLGGGLLAECGATVIHFEGPKKPDNQRGWYGYPQNHRNQLSMVADIKSVEGRKIFLDLIKWADIWVESSKGGQYDRLGLSDEVIWEVNPKIAIVHVSGYGQTGDPSYVTRASYDAVGQAFSGYMSLNGTTEALKINPYLSDFVCGLTTCWAMLACYVSTILTGKGESVDVAQYEALARIMDGRMIQYATDGVKMPRTGNKDAQAALFSFYTCKDGRTIFIGMTGAEVCKRGFPIIGLPVPGTGDPDFPEGFTGWMIYTPVGQRMEKAMEKYVSEHTMEEVEAEMQAHQIPCQRVYELEDCLNDPHWKARGTITEWDDPMMGHITGLGLINKFKRNPSEIWRGAPLFGMDNRDILKDLGYDDAKIDELYEQGIVNEFDLDTTIKRYRLDEVIPHMRKKEE; this is translated from the coding sequence ATGGCTGGATTAAAAGATTTTCCAAAATTCGGAGCTCTTGCAGGGCTTAAGATACTTGACAGCGGATCTAACATTGCCGGACCTTTAGGCGGAGGACTTCTGGCAGAATGCGGAGCAACGGTCATCCATTTTGAAGGACCAAAGAAACCTGACAACCAGAGAGGATGGTACGGCTATCCACAGAATCACCGTAATCAGTTATCCATGGTAGCGGATATCAAATCTGTAGAAGGAAGGAAGATCTTCCTTGATCTGATCAAATGGGCAGATATCTGGGTAGAGTCATCCAAAGGCGGACAGTATGACAGGCTGGGACTTTCCGATGAAGTCATCTGGGAAGTAAATCCTAAGATTGCCATCGTGCACGTATCCGGATACGGACAGACAGGAGACCCATCTTACGTTACACGTGCATCCTATGACGCAGTAGGCCAGGCATTCAGCGGCTATATGTCACTGAACGGAACAACGGAGGCGCTGAAGATCAATCCTTATCTGAGCGATTTCGTATGCGGACTTACCACATGCTGGGCTATGCTTGCCTGCTATGTAAGCACCATTCTTACCGGAAAGGGAGAATCTGTTGATGTTGCACAGTACGAAGCACTGGCACGTATCATGGACGGACGTATGATCCAGTACGCCACAGACGGCGTGAAGATGCCAAGAACCGGCAATAAGGACGCGCAGGCTGCCCTGTTCAGTTTCTACACCTGTAAAGACGGACGTACGATCTTCATCGGAATGACCGGTGCGGAAGTATGTAAGAGAGGATTTCCGATCATCGGACTTCCTGTACCAGGAACCGGAGACCCGGACTTCCCGGAAGGCTTCACAGGCTGGATGATCTATACTCCTGTAGGACAGAGAATGGAAAAGGCTATGGAGAAGTATGTATCTGAGCATACGATGGAAGAAGTAGAAGCGGAGATGCAGGCGCATCAGATTCCATGCCAGAGAGTATACGAGCTGGAAGACTGCCTGAACGATCCTCACTGGAAAGCGCGTGGGACAATCACGGAGTGGGATGACCCGATGATGGGACATATTACAGGCCTTGGACTGATCAACAAGTTCAAGAGAAATCCTTCCGAGATCTGGAGAGGCGCTCCGCTGTTCGGTATGGATAACCGCGATATCCTGAAAGACCTGGGATATGACGATGCAAAGATCGATGAACTCTATGAGCAGGGCATCGTCAATGAATTCGACCTTGACACTACTATCAAACGCTATAGACTGGATGAAGTAATTCCACATATGAGAAAGAAAGAGGAGTAA
- a CDS encoding MFS transporter, translated as MSTVANPNYKKGFVPFAIAALLVSLIGGFTAVLGPAFVADQGIDYNNTTWISLALAMSSAACAPILGKLGDVLGRRTTLLLGIVIFAAGNVLTAVATSLIFMLAARFIVGIGTAAISPIVMAYIVTEYPQEETGKAFGLYMLISSGAVVVGPTCGGLIMNAAGWRVMMWVCVALCVAVFIICAFSIKKTAFEKKSMAGFDKPGAALVVVFFSLFLCIPSFGQNIGWSSTAFIAAAAVALVALFILVMVEKKAKSPIMNGKFMARKEFVLPVLILFLTQGLMMANMTNVIVFVRYTQPDNVIISSFAISIMYIGMSLGSVIIGPVADKKEPKTVLTFSLVLTAIGCALMYLFKADSSVAIFAASLGILGFGLGGNATIFMKVALSGLSSEVAGSGTGTYGLFRDISAPFGVAVFVPMFANGVTANIAKYASGGMEEGAATVKAAISSIQTLTLVELGCIVVGIILVRMLPRIYQKKEA; from the coding sequence ATGAGCACCGTAGCCAATCCTAATTATAAGAAAGGTTTTGTCCCCTTTGCAATTGCAGCACTCCTGGTGAGCCTGATCGGCGGTTTTACCGCCGTTCTCGGCCCGGCCTTCGTGGCGGACCAGGGGATTGACTATAATAATACCACATGGATTTCTCTGGCACTGGCGATGTCTTCCGCCGCATGCGCTCCAATCCTTGGAAAACTGGGAGACGTGCTGGGACGCAGGACGACGCTGCTTCTTGGTATCGTGATCTTTGCGGCCGGCAATGTGCTGACAGCCGTAGCCACGTCCCTAATATTCATGCTGGCAGCCCGTTTTATCGTAGGTATCGGAACAGCAGCGATCTCGCCGATCGTTATGGCCTATATCGTAACCGAGTATCCGCAGGAGGAGACAGGAAAGGCCTTTGGCCTTTATATGCTGATCTCCAGCGGCGCCGTTGTGGTGGGACCTACCTGTGGAGGCCTGATCATGAATGCGGCAGGATGGAGAGTCATGATGTGGGTATGCGTCGCTCTGTGCGTGGCTGTATTCATAATCTGTGCATTCTCCATTAAGAAGACTGCATTTGAGAAGAAGAGCATGGCAGGATTTGACAAGCCGGGCGCAGCCCTGGTAGTCGTATTCTTCAGCTTGTTCCTGTGCATCCCATCCTTCGGACAGAACATCGGATGGTCTTCCACAGCATTTATCGCAGCTGCGGCAGTAGCGCTGGTGGCGCTTTTCATCCTGGTAATGGTAGAAAAGAAAGCGAAGAGTCCGATCATGAACGGCAAGTTTATGGCACGCAAGGAATTCGTGCTTCCAGTATTGATCCTGTTCCTTACTCAGGGACTTATGATGGCAAATATGACCAATGTCATCGTGTTCGTGCGCTATACCCAGCCGGACAATGTCATTATATCAAGTTTTGCGATCTCCATCATGTACATAGGAATGTCTTTAGGCTCCGTTATCATTGGACCTGTTGCAGATAAGAAAGAGCCAAAGACGGTTCTGACATTCTCTCTGGTACTGACAGCCATCGGCTGTGCGCTGATGTATCTGTTCAAGGCAGATTCCTCCGTCGCTATCTTTGCGGCATCCTTGGGAATCCTTGGATTTGGCCTTGGGGGAAATGCAACCATCTTCATGAAGGTAGCGCTTTCCGGCCTGTCCAGCGAAGTAGCTGGCTCTGGTACTGGAACCTATGGCCTGTTCAGAGATATCTCGGCACCATTCGGCGTGGCAGTGTTCGTGCCTATGTTTGCCAACGGCGTAACAGCGAATATCGCAAAATATGCGTCAGGCGGCATGGAAGAAGGCGCCGCTACGGTAAAAGCAGCCATCTCATCCATCCAGACGCTGACATTGGTTGAACTTGGATGTATCGTTGTGGGAATCATCCTTGTGAGAATGCTGCCAAGAATCTATCAGAAGAAAGAGGCATAA
- the baiH gene encoding 7-beta-dihydroxy-3-oxo-5-beta-cholanoyl-CoA 4-oxidoreductase BaiH yields MDMKHSRLFSPLQIGSLTLSNRVGMAPMSMDYEAADGTVPKRLADVFVRRAEGGTGYVMIDAVTIDSKYPYMGNTTALDRDELVPQFKEFADRIKEAGSTLVPQIIHPGPESICGYRHIAPLGPSANTNANCHVSRSISIDEIHDIIKQFGQAARRAEEAGCGAISLHCAHAYMLPGSFLSPLRNKRMDEYGGSLDNRARFVIEMIEEARRNVSLDFPIFLRISGDERMVGGNSLEDMLYLAPKFEAAGVSMLEISGGTQYEGLEHIIPCQNKSRGVNVYEASEIKKVVGIPVYAVGKINDIRYAAEIVERGLVDGVAMGRPLLADPDLCKKAVKGQFDEITPCASCGGSCISRSEAAPECHCHINPRLGREYEFPDVPAGKSKKVLVIGAGPGGMMAAVTAAERGHDVTVWEADDKIGGQLNLAVVAPGKQEMTQWMVHLNYRAKKAGVKFEFNKEATAEDVKALAPEAVIVATGAKPLVPPIKGTQDYPVLTAHDFLRGKFVIPKGRVCVLGGGAVACETAETVLENARPNSYTRGYDASIGDIDVTLVEMLPQLLTGVCAPNREPLIRKLKSKGVHINVNTKIMEVTDHEVKVQRQNGTQEWLEGFDYVLFGLGSRNYDPLSETLKEFVPEVHVIGDAVRARQASYAMWEGFEKAYSL; encoded by the coding sequence ATGGATATGAAACATTCCAGATTATTTTCGCCGCTTCAGATCGGATCCCTGACACTGTCTAACCGTGTCGGCATGGCTCCCATGAGCATGGACTATGAAGCAGCAGACGGAACTGTGCCTAAGAGGCTGGCGGACGTATTTGTCCGCCGCGCCGAGGGAGGCACAGGCTACGTCATGATCGATGCGGTGACGATAGACAGCAAGTATCCTTATATGGGAAATACAACGGCCCTTGACCGTGATGAACTGGTTCCCCAGTTTAAGGAATTTGCCGACAGAATAAAAGAAGCAGGCAGCACGCTGGTGCCGCAGATCATTCATCCGGGTCCGGAATCCATATGCGGCTACCGGCATATCGCTCCGCTTGGCCCTTCTGCCAACACCAATGCTAACTGCCATGTGAGCAGATCGATCAGTATAGATGAGATCCATGACATTATAAAGCAGTTCGGCCAGGCGGCGCGCCGCGCCGAGGAAGCAGGCTGCGGGGCGATCTCTCTGCACTGCGCGCATGCATATATGCTGCCAGGATCCTTCCTGTCACCACTTCGAAACAAGCGCATGGATGAATATGGCGGAAGCCTTGACAACCGTGCCCGTTTTGTGATCGAGATGATTGAGGAGGCCCGCAGGAATGTGAGCCTTGATTTCCCTATTTTCCTTCGTATCTCCGGAGACGAGAGAATGGTAGGAGGCAACAGCCTTGAAGATATGCTCTACCTGGCGCCGAAGTTCGAGGCTGCTGGCGTAAGCATGCTGGAAATATCCGGCGGAACCCAGTATGAAGGCCTGGAACATATCATTCCTTGCCAGAATAAGAGCAGGGGCGTCAATGTATATGAAGCTTCTGAGATCAAGAAAGTAGTGGGCATTCCGGTTTATGCAGTAGGCAAGATCAACGATATCCGCTATGCGGCAGAGATCGTAGAGCGCGGCCTGGTAGACGGCGTGGCTATGGGACGTCCGCTTCTGGCAGATCCGGATCTTTGCAAGAAGGCAGTAAAAGGTCAGTTTGACGAGATCACTCCTTGCGCAAGCTGCGGAGGAAGCTGCATCAGCCGTTCCGAGGCAGCGCCTGAGTGCCATTGCCATATTAACCCAAGGCTTGGCCGGGAGTATGAATTCCCGGATGTGCCTGCCGGGAAGTCCAAAAAGGTTCTGGTTATCGGCGCAGGCCCTGGAGGAATGATGGCTGCAGTGACAGCTGCGGAACGAGGCCATGATGTTACCGTATGGGAGGCTGATGACAAGATCGGCGGTCAGCTGAACCTGGCAGTAGTGGCTCCGGGCAAGCAGGAGATGACTCAGTGGATGGTGCATCTTAACTATCGTGCGAAGAAAGCAGGCGTGAAGTTTGAATTCAATAAAGAAGCGACGGCAGAAGATGTCAAGGCGCTGGCGCCGGAAGCGGTGATCGTTGCCACAGGCGCGAAACCGCTGGTTCCACCGATTAAAGGAACACAGGATTATCCGGTGCTTACCGCCCATGATTTCCTTCGCGGCAAGTTCGTGATTCCGAAGGGACGCGTCTGCGTGCTGGGAGGAGGCGCTGTTGCCTGCGAGACTGCCGAGACAGTCCTGGAGAATGCACGTCCGAATTCTTATACCAGAGGATACGATGCAAGCATCGGAGATATTGATGTAACGCTTGTGGAGATGCTTCCGCAGCTCCTTACCGGCGTATGCGCCCCAAACCGCGAGCCGCTGATCCGCAAGTTAAAGAGCAAGGGCGTACATATCAACGTCAATACCAAGATCATGGAAGTAACAGACCATGAAGTAAAGGTTCAGAGACAGAATGGAACGCAGGAGTGGCTGGAAGGATTTGACTATGTCCTCTTTGGCCTTGGTTCCAGAAACTACGATCCGCTTTCAGAGACCCTCAAGGAATTCGTTCCGGAAGTACATGTCATCGGTGATGCCGTAAGGGCGCGCCAGGCAAGCTACGCGATGTGGGAAGGATTTGAGAAGGCATACAGCCTGTAA
- a CDS encoding nuclear transport factor 2 family protein: MAVKAISGSDKDQELIIDTLKHARRQEYTPQRLCELQKIIETQYYYWWIMDMKKEEFCLELFDEDFQYYYNGYLASTKPEEQARTSKWVNAPLATMHMGHQPLVWLMDEKNARGIFQYEDHQVYRESGEVVETWMVYCNDFCKDEKGIWHIKTMRMIKRQADGRYHDINPPEGWMPEEWDTCDF, from the coding sequence ATGGCAGTGAAGGCAATCTCAGGCAGCGACAAGGATCAGGAACTGATCATTGATACCTTGAAGCATGCCAGAAGGCAGGAGTATACGCCCCAGAGGCTGTGCGAGCTTCAGAAGATCATTGAGACCCAGTATTATTACTGGTGGATCATGGATATGAAGAAAGAAGAATTCTGCCTGGAACTGTTCGATGAAGACTTCCAATACTACTATAATGGCTATCTGGCATCAACTAAGCCAGAAGAACAGGCCAGGACATCCAAATGGGTCAATGCGCCTCTGGCAACGATGCATATGGGCCATCAGCCTCTCGTATGGCTCATGGACGAGAAAAATGCCAGGGGAATCTTCCAGTATGAGGACCACCAGGTCTATCGGGAAAGCGGCGAAGTCGTGGAGACATGGATGGTATACTGTAATGATTTCTGCAAGGATGAAAAAGGAATCTGGCACATCAAGACGATGCGTATGATCAAGCGGCAAGCTGACGGCCGCTACCATGACATCAATCCACCGGAAGGCTGGATGCCAGAAGAGTGGGATACATGTGATTTTTAA